In one Denitratisoma sp. genomic region, the following are encoded:
- the cimA gene encoding citramalate synthase, whose amino-acid sequence MKRISIYDSTLRDGAQAQGISYSVEDKVKIVERLDALGVRYIEAGNPGSNPKDLEFFERVRGMKLKNAKLIAFGATRKIGIQAEDDGNVRSILAAGTDAVAIFGKSWDYQVTEILRTKLDENLRMIGDTIRYLKQQGKEVVYDAEHFFDGWKANPDYALATLKAAADAGADSLCLCDTNGGTFPDVVFEVTKKVVGQFKTPIGIHCHNDCEMAVANSVMAVQAGATQVQGTINGIGERCGNANLCAIIPDLQLKLGFECIPPQNMATLTTVARAVSDIANMPHNEKAAYVGADAFAHKGGMHIDAVVKNPVSYEHIDPDLVGNSRRTLMSEVAGRSTLLARIRAVDPKIGKDSPETKKIIDRLKQLEHEGYHFEAAEQSFELVVRKMLGKYTPFFELVEFKVMVNEPSVNGMNSSAMIKIRVGDETEITAAEGDGPVNALDKAVRKALERFYPAIGEIRLTDYKVRVLDSDQASAAKVRVLIESTDHREHWTTIGVSTDIIDASWHALVDSIEYKLVREQERRTPAPVVPAKAGTHGFPLSRE is encoded by the coding sequence ATGAAACGGATTTCCATCTACGATTCCACCTTGCGGGACGGCGCCCAGGCCCAGGGCATCTCGTATTCCGTGGAGGACAAGGTCAAGATCGTCGAGCGGCTCGACGCCCTCGGCGTGCGCTACATCGAGGCCGGCAACCCCGGCTCCAACCCGAAGGACCTGGAATTCTTCGAGCGCGTGCGCGGCATGAAGCTGAAGAACGCCAAACTCATCGCCTTCGGCGCCACGCGCAAGATCGGCATCCAGGCCGAGGACGACGGCAACGTGCGCTCGATCCTCGCCGCCGGCACCGACGCCGTCGCCATCTTCGGCAAGAGCTGGGACTACCAGGTCACCGAGATCCTGCGCACCAAGCTCGACGAGAACCTGCGCATGATCGGCGACACCATCCGCTACCTCAAGCAGCAGGGCAAGGAAGTGGTCTACGACGCCGAGCACTTCTTCGACGGCTGGAAGGCCAACCCGGACTACGCGCTCGCCACCCTGAAGGCCGCCGCCGACGCCGGCGCCGACAGCCTGTGCCTGTGCGACACCAACGGCGGCACCTTCCCCGACGTCGTCTTCGAGGTCACGAAGAAGGTGGTCGGCCAGTTCAAGACGCCGATCGGCATCCACTGCCACAACGACTGCGAGATGGCGGTGGCCAACTCGGTGATGGCGGTGCAGGCCGGCGCGACGCAGGTGCAGGGCACCATCAACGGCATCGGCGAGCGCTGCGGCAACGCCAACCTGTGCGCGATCATCCCCGACCTGCAGCTGAAGCTCGGCTTCGAGTGCATCCCGCCGCAGAACATGGCCACGCTCACCACGGTGGCGCGCGCGGTGTCCGACATCGCCAACATGCCGCACAACGAGAAGGCCGCCTACGTCGGCGCCGACGCCTTCGCCCACAAGGGCGGCATGCACATCGACGCCGTGGTGAAGAACCCGGTCTCCTACGAGCACATCGACCCCGACCTCGTCGGCAACAGCCGCCGCACCTTGATGTCCGAAGTCGCCGGCCGCAGCACGCTGCTCGCCCGCATCCGGGCCGTCGACCCGAAGATCGGCAAGGATTCGCCCGAGACGAAGAAGATCATCGACCGCCTGAAGCAGCTCGAGCACGAGGGCTACCACTTCGAAGCCGCCGAGCAGTCCTTCGAGCTGGTCGTGCGCAAGATGCTCGGCAAGTACACGCCCTTTTTCGAGCTGGTCGAGTTCAAGGTGATGGTGAACGAGCCCTCGGTCAACGGCATGAATTCCTCGGCGATGATCAAGATCCGCGTCGGCGACGAGACCGAGATCACCGCCGCCGAGGGCGACGGCCCGGTGAACGCCCTCGACAAGGCCGTGCGCAAGGCGCTCGAGCGCTTCTACCCGGCCATCGGCGAGATCCGCCTCACCGACTACAAGGTGCGCGTGCTCGATTCCGACCAGGCCTCGGCCGCCAAGGTGCGCGTGCTCATCGAATCGACCGACCACCGCGAGCACTGGACCACCATCGGCGTGTCCACCGACATCATCGACGCCTCCTGGCACGCCCTGGTGGATTCCATCGAGTACAAGCTGGTGCGCGAGCAGGAGCGGCGTACACCCGCTCCCGTCGTCCCCGCGAAAGCGGGGACCCATGGATTCCCGCTTTCGCGGGAATGA
- the leuC gene encoding 3-isopropylmalate dehydratase large subunit, giving the protein MAGKTLYDKLWESHVVREESDGTCLLYIDRHLMHEVTSPQAFEGLRLAGRKAWRSSSVVANPDHNTPTDHWDEGIKDPISRLQVETLDANIRDFGALVYFPFKHANQGIIHVIGPENGTTLPGMTVVCGDSHTSTHGAFGALAFGVGTSEVEHVLATQTLVGKRSKRMLIRVDGKVSPGVTAKDIALAIIGRIGTAGGTGYAVEFGGSAIRALSMEGRMTLCNMAIEGGARAGLVAPDEKTFEYLKGRQFAPKDANWDKAVAYWKTLQSDANAKFDAVVELDAAKIEPQVTWGTSPEQVLPVGGRVPNPAKESDAQKRAGIERALQYMGLKADTPIEEIAVDKVFIGSCTNSRIEDLRAAAKYTKGKKKAANVKLVLVVPGSGQVKRQAEAEGLDKIFIEAGFEWREPGCSMCLAMNADRLAPGERCASTSNRNFEGRQGAGGRTHLVSPEMAAAAAIAGHFVDIRKQ; this is encoded by the coding sequence ATGGCTGGCAAGACGCTTTACGACAAACTCTGGGAATCGCACGTCGTCCGCGAGGAATCCGACGGCACGTGCCTGCTCTACATCGACCGCCACCTCATGCACGAGGTGACCAGCCCGCAGGCCTTCGAGGGCCTGCGCCTGGCCGGCCGCAAGGCCTGGCGTTCCTCGAGCGTGGTCGCCAACCCCGACCACAACACGCCGACCGACCACTGGGACGAGGGCATCAAGGACCCGATCTCGCGCCTGCAGGTGGAGACGCTCGACGCCAACATCCGCGACTTCGGCGCCCTGGTGTACTTCCCCTTCAAGCACGCCAACCAGGGCATCATCCACGTCATCGGCCCGGAGAACGGCACGACGCTGCCCGGCATGACCGTGGTGTGCGGCGACAGCCACACCTCCACCCACGGCGCCTTCGGCGCGCTGGCCTTCGGCGTCGGCACCTCCGAAGTCGAGCACGTGCTCGCCACGCAGACGCTGGTCGGCAAGCGCTCGAAGCGCATGCTCATCAGGGTCGACGGAAAAGTCAGTCCCGGCGTCACGGCGAAGGACATCGCGCTGGCGATCATCGGCAGGATCGGCACCGCCGGCGGCACCGGCTACGCCGTCGAGTTCGGCGGCAGCGCCATCCGCGCCCTCTCCATGGAAGGCCGCATGACCCTCTGCAACATGGCCATCGAGGGCGGCGCCCGCGCCGGCCTCGTCGCCCCCGACGAGAAGACCTTCGAATACCTCAAGGGCCGCCAGTTCGCACCGAAGGACGCAAACTGGGACAAGGCCGTCGCCTACTGGAAGACCCTGCAGTCCGACGCCAATGCCAAGTTCGACGCGGTGGTCGAGCTCGACGCCGCGAAGATCGAGCCGCAGGTCACCTGGGGCACCTCGCCCGAGCAGGTGCTGCCGGTCGGCGGCCGCGTGCCCAACCCGGCGAAGGAAAGCGATGCGCAGAAGCGCGCCGGCATCGAGCGCGCCCTGCAGTACATGGGCCTCAAGGCCGACACGCCGATCGAGGAGATCGCGGTCGACAAGGTCTTCATCGGCTCGTGCACCAACTCGCGCATCGAGGACCTGCGCGCCGCCGCGAAATACACCAAGGGCAAGAAGAAGGCGGCGAATGTGAAGCTGGTGCTGGTCGTGCCGGGCTCCGGCCAGGTCAAGCGCCAGGCCGAGGCCGAGGGCCTCGACAAGATCTTCATCGAGGCCGGTTTCGAGTGGCGCGAGCCGGGCTGCTCGATGTGCCTGGCCATGAACGCCGACCGCCTCGCCCCGGGCGAGCGCTGCGCCTCCACCTCCAACCGCAACTTCGAAGGGCGCCAGGGCGCCGGCGGGCGCACCCACCTCGTCAGCCCCGAGATGGCCGCCGCCGCCGCCATCGCCGGCCACTTCGTCGACATCCGCAAGCAATAA
- the leuD gene encoding 3-isopropylmalate dehydratase small subunit has protein sequence MKPFKSLDGLVCPLDRANVDTDAIIPKQFLKSIKRSGFGPYLFDEWRYADVGEPGMDCSKRPLKKDFVLNQPRYKGAQVLLARDNFGCGSSREHAPWAIEDYGFRVIIAPSFADIFFSNCYKNGVLPIVASSAIVDQLFRECAAQKGYRLRVDLETQTVRNPAGEWFQFDITPHRKHCLLNGLDEIGLTLQHADEIKAFEAKHKAAQPWLFA, from the coding sequence ATGAAACCCTTCAAATCCCTCGACGGCCTGGTCTGCCCGCTCGACCGCGCCAACGTCGACACCGACGCCATCATCCCCAAGCAGTTCCTCAAGTCGATCAAGCGCTCGGGCTTCGGCCCCTACCTCTTCGACGAGTGGCGCTACGCCGACGTCGGCGAGCCCGGCATGGACTGCAGCAAGCGCCCGCTGAAGAAGGACTTCGTCCTCAACCAGCCGCGCTACAAGGGCGCGCAGGTGCTGCTCGCGCGCGACAACTTCGGCTGCGGCTCCAGCCGCGAGCACGCGCCCTGGGCCATCGAGGACTACGGCTTCCGCGTCATCATCGCGCCGTCCTTCGCCGACATCTTCTTCTCCAACTGCTACAAGAACGGCGTGCTGCCGATCGTGGCTTCAAGCGCCATCGTCGACCAGCTCTTCCGCGAGTGCGCCGCGCAGAAGGGCTACCGGCTGCGCGTCGACCTCGAGACGCAGACCGTGCGCAACCCCGCCGGCGAGTGGTTCCAGTTCGACATCACGCCGCACCGCAAGCACTGCCTGCTCAACGGCCTGGACGAGATCGGCCTGACGCTGCAGCACGCCGACGAGATCAAGGCCTTCGAAGCCAAGCACAAGGCCGCGCAGCCCTGGCTGTTCGCCTGA
- a CDS encoding ATP-binding protein, protein MINREALRRRIGQALARNPVVALVGPRQVGKTTLARGFVAHDSPNYFDLEDPVSLARLAEPMTALAPLAGLVVIDEIQRSGDLFPVLRVLADRPDTPARFLVLGSASPALLRQSSESLAGRIEVIEVGGFGLAETGLEAADTLWLRGGFPRSYLARSQADSQAWRRQFLLALAERDLPQLGMRLAPAAMMRFLTMLAHYHGQVWNAAEPARSLGISESSVRRYLDLLDGSYLVRQLQPWHENIGKRQVKAPKLYWRDSGLLHRLLGIDARNALLAHPKCGASWEGFVMEELIRGLEPDETYFWATHTGAELDGLFIREGRRLGIEIKRADAPQLTPSMRHALADLKLDLLWVIYPGNRSYALHDKVQVLPLHEALAVRLK, encoded by the coding sequence ATGATCAACCGGGAAGCGCTTCGCCGGCGGATCGGGCAGGCCCTCGCCCGCAATCCCGTCGTCGCCCTCGTCGGGCCGCGTCAGGTCGGCAAGACCACGCTGGCGCGCGGCTTCGTCGCGCACGATTCGCCCAATTATTTCGACCTGGAGGATCCGGTCAGCCTGGCCCGCCTGGCCGAACCGATGACCGCCCTCGCGCCGCTTGCCGGCCTGGTGGTCATCGACGAGATCCAGCGCTCCGGCGACCTGTTTCCGGTCCTGCGCGTCCTGGCGGACCGGCCGGACACCCCGGCCCGCTTCCTGGTGCTGGGCAGCGCATCCCCTGCCCTGCTCCGCCAATCCAGCGAATCCCTTGCCGGCCGCATCGAAGTCATCGAGGTAGGCGGGTTCGGCCTGGCCGAGACCGGCCTCGAGGCTGCCGATACGCTCTGGCTCCGGGGCGGCTTTCCGCGCTCGTATCTGGCACGCAGCCAGGCCGACAGCCAAGCCTGGCGCCGGCAGTTCCTGCTCGCCCTGGCGGAGCGCGACCTGCCGCAGCTGGGCATGCGCCTCGCACCGGCAGCGATGATGCGCTTCCTGACCATGCTGGCGCATTACCACGGGCAGGTCTGGAATGCCGCGGAGCCGGCCCGCTCGCTCGGCATTTCGGAATCCAGCGTGCGGCGCTACCTCGATCTGCTCGACGGCAGCTATCTCGTCCGGCAGCTGCAGCCGTGGCACGAAAACATCGGCAAGCGCCAAGTCAAGGCGCCCAAGCTGTACTGGCGCGATTCCGGCCTGCTGCACCGGCTGCTCGGCATCGATGCGCGCAACGCCCTGCTTGCCCACCCGAAATGCGGCGCCTCGTGGGAAGGATTCGTGATGGAAGAGCTGATCCGCGGCCTCGAGCCGGACGAGACCTATTTCTGGGCGACCCACACCGGCGCGGAACTGGACGGGCTGTTCATCAGGGAGGGCCGGCGTCTCGGCATCGAAATCAAGCGCGCCGACGCACCGCAACTTACGCCCTCCATGCGCCATGCCCTGGCCGACCTCAAGCTCGATCTGCTATGGGTGATCTATCCGGGCAATCGGTCCTATGCGCTGCACGACAAGGTGCAAGTGCTGCCCCTGCACGAAGCCCTGGCTGTTCGCCTGAAATAA